In Manis pentadactyla isolate mManPen7 chromosome 11, mManPen7.hap1, whole genome shotgun sequence, one DNA window encodes the following:
- the RPS27L gene encoding 40S ribosomal protein S27-like, with product MPLARDLLHPSLEEEKKKHKKKRLVQSPNSYFMDVKCPGCYKITTVFSHAQTVVLCVGCSTVLCQPTGGKARLTEGCSFRRKQH from the exons ATGCCT tTGGCTAGAGATTTACTACATCCGTCcttggaagaggaaaagaaaaaacataaaaagaaacggCTAGTTCAGAGTCCAAATTCTTATTTTATGGATGTAAAGTGCCCAG GTTGCTACAAGATCACCACGGTTTTCAGCCATGCTCAGACAGTGGTTCTCTGTGTGGGCTGTTCAACAGTGTTGTGCCAGCCAACAGGAGGAAAGGCCCGACTCACAGAAG GGTGTTCATTTAGAAGAAAGCAACACTAA